The Vanessa atalanta chromosome 6, ilVanAtal1.2, whole genome shotgun sequence region attatctgttattttttgtatgatgttatgaaatgtaaaatatttatttaaatgattataagcTGAAGCAAAGCTTCTACtagttatgaataaattacCATTTGCatgtcaaaagtatttttttttagactcAAGAAAGAAAATTCAGggtttgtttttgattaaaaattaaaatatgttatgaaatatttatatactctacaaaaaaatattatgtggggaaattacaatagtttaatgacaattaaattattaccatTACAGCTAAAAAGAAAAGATGtattttatgaaagtaaaaatcttattacttggcttgttatattattcttaatgatacatttaattgttttaacacATTATTCACATTTGTCCACACTGAGATATTGTTACTGGTATTTTTGGTTTGTTGTTTGGACCAGTAGGTACATTTTCAATTTTCCTCATAACTAGTAAACCATCTATTACTCTTCCAAACACAACATGCTTATTATCTAAGAAGTTACACTTTGCACATGTGATGAAGAATTGGCATCCATTTGTATCTTTGCCACTGTTAGCCATAGACAAGAGTCCTGGTGAATCATGTTTAAGCACAAAGTTTTCATCTGCAAAAGTACTTCCTCCATAAATACTCATTACTCCTGTTCCATCACCctgaaatatgtattacaaaataaaatatatattgaataatttctaCAATTTACTGTGATCTTTTACTAGtacagtatattattatattgtttttctttttttatattgtgtaataaatgttatcattagtataaaaatataacattttacttacATTAACAAAATCTCCACCTTGAATCATGAAATCCTTAATTACTCGGTGAAATGTAGCTCCTTTATATCCTAGAGGAACACCATCTCGACGGTATTCACCGGTGCAAAATTCCCTAAAATTTTCACTGGTTTTTGGCACTACATCAGCAAATAGCTCAAAAATCATTCGACCTATTTCCTgtaacaaagtttttatttactatagtaAGTTCTAGGTATACAACTATAAACACattaacacatttataaaagaaataacttagaaataattattagtggAGAATCTTAGAACTGCTATATAAATGCTCTCTTCTTACGTAAATCAAATTAATGATAACAGAAAGAGACACCAATTTTCAATAAGCAGCCgctaaacaatgtttataattataatatttaaaactatatgtgcattgtaaaatgaaataaatgattattattttttaccgtaGTTCCGACAGTAACATCAAAAAACACAACAGGGTTATTTGGGTTTCTCAATTGAGATTGAATTTGGTTCCAAGTAGGCATTTTGGGtttgaataaactatattaattttcaaatcaaaaacccacaagaacttttaaaaatataacctatAATATAATGTCATGAAATAAGATGTAAACAAAACAGTCAGTCAGAACTCAGAACAGAAGTCAGAGTTACAATTAATATGCTGTGTTTccagattaaaaaaacttatttagcACTATAAACGGTCTAAAGTCGCtaaattgcttaaaattctATACGTGAATATGCGTTTTAAATAgagctaaaatttaaattgttgcagtggagttttatgaatattactttcttgatattttatattaccttgagaaattaaatactatataaagcTGCAATTTTTATCTTAACCTAATTACATGGTCCCAACATAAATTGTGCTTagataacaaaatcaaaatatatcttttctCGTTACTATACTCAAAATATCGACGTGTTTACGCAGAACGAAATATAGCAGCTAGAATCTGAAGTTTTTTTTggtttggcttttatttgtgccaaagaATCTGAGGTTATTCTGTACTTAAAAGTATCATTCCTTCTGTCAAACACGATTAAACTGTCAAATCAATGTACCCGAGTTTTGAGATCCACACGTGTTTATAGTGGTTATATTTaaagtcatttttaatatattgaaattattgatAATAGTAATAACACAAAACTACTATTTAAATGGGTCGTAAAGCTAAATTTGATGAAACGAAGAAGGTAAAGAAAGGACCTGGAAGAAAGGCCCGTAAACAACCCGATcctgtatttaaaaaaggactctgtaagtacttaattttattataaattttagttgtatattatgtattatgattataagaagaaataatattatataaaattaacgattAGAACTTATTAATAAGCTAAATGGACTTACGCTTAAAGAGTTGTAAAACAcgtgcattattattttttaaatatatataaatatattcggcTCATTATGAGGCGtctttatttcttttacaatacataatatcagtataaataataaccagTAGTAATAAACAGTAAGAAATATgtggaatatataattatacataatttgaaAGAATTGGTACTTCAGCTGTTATTaatgatgttataaatttaatttttgaatattcgTTAATTCACTTTTAATGATTCACTTTTTAGTGGACGAtgataaagaagaaaaaaagttAAGTCATAGACAGAAACAAAGGGCAGCTCGTAGAGTTAAAAAGAAGAAGGAAATTGTAGAAAAGAAGAAGGCTCTAAAAGAAGCTAAGAAAAATGTTGCCAAACAACAAGAGAAAATAATAGCAGAAGAATCAGATCAATCTTCAGGAGATGAGAAAGCTCaaggtattttgattttatataataaaacattaaagatGTTTACATTAAAGgattaaagaaaacataatttatattaaggatGTGAAATGTTTCTGTAAGTTTCCTCTAAGTGATTAATAGGAGGTTTAAAACTCTAACAAAACCTAAAATCTTGatcttgataatatattaaattgtttgtgGAAAGTTacatgtaaattttgttttgatacaaGCTGGATATTCAGATTAAAGttttcttatttacaaatttttgcTTTGtactaagtattttaaaaatttgttactgtaaaagtttacagtaaaacaaaatttaaaatccattcttaaataattattcataaataatattttttacaggttTCACGGACGATAACAAAGAATGGTtgaaattaaaaccaaaaaataagaaaaatgtcaAGGAAACAAAAGCTGACAGCGACAGTGAGCCCGATGATGTGTCTGAAGATGAAGAAATGTCAGAAGAAGAGGATGAACAAGGTCAGGAGTCTGACGATGGTGATGATGATCCTAAAGTTGAAAAGAAATCAGGCAAAGAATCATATAAGGTACACATTACTGAAATACAGttgtaaaaaaattgcattgaattattaaatcaaaatttaataattgttttaattttacattgcgCAATAGATAGCTAACATTGATTATCATataagtaataacaataatataattatgtttattaatgcCAAGCTATGcaaaaattgcttttaatattttaggaaataagttaattttgtttctGGATATCTAACAAGAATTCtccagtttatattttttatttgtcttgttAGATTAACACTTCTTGCTTCATTATCATTCTAACAATTTACTAATGGATTTAGTGTAATGTCCGTCAaagtattataatgtttaaatatgtttttttattaaataaaatgttgatatttttaggTTGGCAAACTTGATGACCTATTTGTAGACACAGATGATGAGCAAGATAATGATGAAGATAATGAAGAAGATGACACAAATGTTTCAAACAAAATGACTTATGACTCTGACTCAAGTGAGAAAGACGATGATGATgagggtgatgatgatgatatgctGCCTATAGAAAAAGCAAACATTAAGTTGAAAAAGAAGCAGAAGTTGGACAAAAAGTTAGCTGATGAGGAACTACAACTAAATATTGCTAAACAGGATGTATTTGCATTTCCAAGTCAAGAGGAATTAGATAACCCAACTAGTTTACAAGATATCCATCAGAGAATAAAAGATGTTGTCACAGTATTAGGAGATTTTAATCGATTGAAACAGGAAGGCAAATCTCGTTGTGAATATACAGAATTGTTATTGAAAGATTTATGTGTGTATTACAGTTATAATGAATTTCTAATGGAGGTTTTGATGCAAATGTTCCCAGTTCAAGAGTTGGTAGAATTTCTTGAAGCTAGTGAAGTTGCTCGGCCATTAACTATAAGAACTAACAGTCTCAAGACCAGAAGACGTGACTTAGCTCAAGCTCTTATAAACAGGGGTGTTAATTTGGACCCAGTAGGAAAGTGGAGTAAAGTAGGGCTGGTGATTTACAGTTCAACAGTTCCAATTGGTGCTACACCTGAGTATTTGGCTggtcattatattttacaaggaGCTTCAAGTTTCCTGCCTGTTATGGCATTAGCGCCACAAGAAAATGAGAGGATTTTAGACATGTGTGCAGCACCAGGTGGTAAAGCGTCGCACATTGCTGCCATTATGAAAAATACAGGTTCACTTTTTGCCAATGATGCCAACAAGGATAGGACTAAGGCTGTTGTTGGTAACTTCCATAGATTGGGAGTTGTTAACGCAGTTATCTGTAACTATGATGGTCGACAATTCCCTGATGTAATCAAAGGTTTTGACAGGGTTTTACTTGACGCTCCTTGCACAGGTACTGGTGTCATTGCAAAGGACCCTAGTGTTAAAACAACAAAGGATCAAAAGGACATTCAaagatgttttaatttacaaagaCAGTTGTTGCTAGCGGCCATAGATTGTTGCAATGCCAAATCTAGTACTGGTGGCTACATTGTATATTCAACTTGTTCTATATTACCAGAAGAAAATGAATGGGTAGTAAATTACGCATTGAAAAGACGTAATGTGAAATTAGTCCCAACCGGTCTTGACTTCGGTACTGAGGGTTTTGTGAAATACAGGCATCACAGATTCCACCCATCCCTAAAGTTAACCAAACGATTCTACCCCCACACACACAACATGGATGGTTTTTATGTAGCGAAATTAAAGAAATTCTCTAATGTCATTGTgagtatgttaataataatatatacatatattataatatttttttatatatgacaaTTGAAAAAGAATCAACATTGATGACACACAttgattctttatttttttatttttatattttgatttaggaGTTAGTACTCATAGacataaagtattaaattgttataaaggaAATGAGTGAAAAATTTTGctattcaaatgaaataaattaataagtaaagtcTATGACCAGGTACATTTTGCTCTTAGGCAAAATAAACTAGATTCAAACCCTAcactattgtatataatttgagAATTGCATATTTTTGACAGCCTGAAGTTGTCAACgatgaagaagaagaagaggAAGTAAAGGAAGGTGA contains the following coding sequences:
- the LOC125064511 gene encoding peptidyl-prolyl cis-trans isomerase H, whose product is MPTWNQIQSQLRNPNNPVVFFDVTVGTTEIGRMIFELFADVVPKTSENFREFCTGEYRRDGVPLGYKGATFHRVIKDFMIQGGDFVNGDGTGVMSIYGGSTFADENFVLKHDSPGLLSMANSGKDTNGCQFFITCAKCNFLDNKHVVFGRVIDGLLVMRKIENVPTGPNNKPKIPVTISQCGQM
- the LOC125064509 gene encoding 25S rRNA (cytosine-C(5))-methyltransferase nop2 encodes the protein MGRKAKFDETKKVKKGPGRKARKQPDPVFKKGLLDDDKEEKKLSHRQKQRAARRVKKKKEIVEKKKALKEAKKNVAKQQEKIIAEESDQSSGDEKAQGFTDDNKEWLKLKPKNKKNVKETKADSDSEPDDVSEDEEMSEEEDEQGQESDDGDDDPKVEKKSGKESYKVGKLDDLFVDTDDEQDNDEDNEEDDTNVSNKMTYDSDSSEKDDDDEGDDDDMLPIEKANIKLKKKQKLDKKLADEELQLNIAKQDVFAFPSQEELDNPTSLQDIHQRIKDVVTVLGDFNRLKQEGKSRCEYTELLLKDLCVYYSYNEFLMEVLMQMFPVQELVEFLEASEVARPLTIRTNSLKTRRRDLAQALINRGVNLDPVGKWSKVGLVIYSSTVPIGATPEYLAGHYILQGASSFLPVMALAPQENERILDMCAAPGGKASHIAAIMKNTGSLFANDANKDRTKAVVGNFHRLGVVNAVICNYDGRQFPDVIKGFDRVLLDAPCTGTGVIAKDPSVKTTKDQKDIQRCFNLQRQLLLAAIDCCNAKSSTGGYIVYSTCSILPEENEWVVNYALKRRNVKLVPTGLDFGTEGFVKYRHHRFHPSLKLTKRFYPHTHNMDGFYVAKLKKFSNVIPEVVNDEEEEEEVKEGEEVQQNGDATPKEQTEAMKAPVKRPAETNKMEPQNKKSKPAGVVNREKATNKNKDVKENTKETKQNADKTDEKANTKNEKKKRNKKKNKKTPISQSEQGTQNTKQPNVEINENKINVKGPQIKVKENTAVKAPSVASQSKIELNQKKTEVINKTNDITDNQIKSSPGKNKNKNKKKNKPALNKPEANAVNKNEAKITDKIEIAASKKLKNKKKKKQVGQLNEKKSGGPKPSNGSISNKFNKNKVKKN